A part of Nocardioides sp. WS12 genomic DNA contains:
- a CDS encoding LCP family protein: MRLRVQHVMRTMFLGAILGLLALVVPDSTPAPTEFTLVKFEKTAGVDVDPDVVWILAVGSDARPREDPLRSRGDALQMVGMNTKTGAATSIGIPRDSWVPIPGVGSNRVNAALYFGGPQLLGKTVGNLLGVEPDYVMVATFSGLAELITSIGGITVNNPRAFSDVNLHPKGFKKGKVKVNGMKAVEFGRIRKSLPAGDFDRSANQQLVLRGIRARVAERATEAGFIESGVLNVLKRLHTKGVSPAQLFRIAQAVAQVDPAKVTTCVLPGAIGNIGGASVVIPNTAAAKRYGNDARKDATIKRC; this comes from the coding sequence ATGCGCCTTCGAGTTCAGCACGTGATGCGGACGATGTTCCTCGGCGCGATCCTGGGCCTGCTGGCCCTGGTGGTGCCCGACAGCACGCCCGCCCCGACCGAGTTCACCCTGGTGAAGTTCGAGAAGACGGCCGGCGTCGACGTCGACCCTGATGTCGTGTGGATCCTCGCGGTCGGCTCGGACGCCCGGCCGCGGGAGGATCCGCTCCGCAGTCGCGGCGACGCGCTGCAGATGGTCGGCATGAACACGAAGACCGGCGCCGCAACCTCGATCGGGATCCCGCGCGACAGCTGGGTGCCGATTCCGGGCGTCGGTTCGAACCGGGTCAACGCGGCGCTCTACTTCGGCGGACCGCAACTGCTCGGCAAGACGGTCGGCAACCTGCTCGGCGTCGAACCCGACTACGTGATGGTCGCGACCTTCAGCGGTCTGGCGGAACTGATCACCAGCATCGGCGGCATCACAGTCAACAACCCGCGTGCCTTCTCCGACGTGAACCTCCATCCCAAGGGCTTCAAGAAGGGGAAGGTCAAGGTCAATGGGATGAAGGCCGTCGAGTTCGGCCGGATCCGCAAGTCGCTGCCCGCCGGCGACTTCGACCGCTCGGCCAACCAGCAACTGGTGCTGCGGGGGATCCGCGCGCGGGTTGCCGAGCGCGCGACCGAAGCCGGCTTCATCGAGAGCGGTGTGCTGAACGTCCTCAAGCGCCTGCACACCAAGGGCGTCTCGCCGGCGCAGCTGTTCCGGATCGCCCAAGCGGTCGCGCAGGTGGACCCCGCGAAAGTCACCACCTGCGTGCTGCCCGGTGCGATCGGCAACATCGGTGGCGCGAGCGTGGTCATCCCGAACACTGCTGCGGCCAAGCGCTACGGCAACGACGCCCGCAAGGACGCCACGATCAAGCGCTGTTGA
- the rnhA gene encoding ribonuclease HI, with the protein MPDSPPDARSLVTIHTDGACLGNPGPGGWGAWLRYGEHALELYGGEPDTTNNRMELMAAIRSLETLTRRSTVDLYTDSSYVRNGILSWVVKWKANGWRTSAKAPVKNEDLWRRLDAAAEQHDVTWHWVKGHAGDPGNEKADELAGRGAREARDAGAEVNSA; encoded by the coding sequence GTGCCCGACTCCCCACCCGATGCGCGCAGCCTCGTCACGATCCACACCGACGGCGCCTGCTTGGGCAACCCGGGACCGGGCGGCTGGGGTGCGTGGCTGCGGTACGGCGAGCACGCCCTCGAGTTGTACGGCGGCGAGCCCGACACCACGAACAACCGGATGGAGCTGATGGCTGCCATCCGCTCCCTGGAGACGCTGACGCGGCGTTCGACTGTCGACCTCTACACGGACAGCAGCTACGTCCGGAACGGGATCCTGTCGTGGGTCGTGAAGTGGAAGGCCAACGGCTGGCGCACCTCGGCCAAGGCTCCTGTGAAGAACGAGGACCTGTGGCGCCGACTCGACGCGGCCGCCGAGCAGCACGACGTCACCTGGCACTGGGTCAAGGGGCACGCCGGTGACCCGGGCAACGAGAAGGCCGACGAGCTCGCCGGGCGGGGTGCCCGGGAGGCGCGCGACGCAGGCGCGGAGGTCAACAGCGCTTGA
- the purT gene encoding formate-dependent phosphoribosylglycinamide formyltransferase, with protein MTTIGTPLSATATRVLLLGSGELGKEVVIELQRLGVETIAVDRYADAPAMQVAHRSHVIDMLDPVAVRGVIEQEKPHWVVPEIEAIHTPTLLELEAEGVTVIPTARAARLTMDREGIRRLAAEELGLATSPYRFADTLEEFEAAIAEVGTPCVVKPVMSSSGKGQSVVRGPDDVAHSWEYAQAGGRAGAGRVIVEGFVDFDEEITLLTVKHASTDGGPDVISFCAPIGHTQVDGDYRESWQPQALSDVVLEKAQRASAAVVANLCGETGRGLFGVELFIRGEEVIFSELSPRPHDTGLVTLVSQDLSEFALHARAVLGLPIPNIRTRGASASCAVLFEGEIEAPQIAGVDAALAEPDTSVRLFGKPAVSGRRRMAVTLALGDDVDKARAKARRAAAHLRVAN; from the coding sequence GTGACGACCATCGGGACTCCCCTTTCTGCCACGGCCACCCGCGTCCTGCTCCTCGGCTCCGGCGAGCTCGGCAAGGAAGTGGTGATCGAACTCCAGCGCCTCGGGGTGGAGACCATCGCCGTCGATCGGTACGCCGACGCGCCGGCCATGCAGGTCGCCCACCGCAGCCACGTGATCGACATGCTCGACCCGGTCGCGGTCCGCGGCGTGATCGAGCAGGAGAAGCCGCACTGGGTGGTGCCGGAGATCGAGGCGATCCACACCCCGACGCTGCTCGAGCTCGAAGCGGAGGGCGTGACCGTCATACCGACGGCACGGGCCGCGCGGCTGACGATGGACCGCGAGGGCATCCGGCGACTGGCGGCCGAGGAGCTCGGACTGGCCACGTCGCCGTACCGCTTCGCGGACACGCTCGAGGAGTTCGAGGCGGCCATCGCCGAGGTCGGCACGCCGTGCGTGGTCAAGCCGGTGATGTCGTCCTCAGGCAAGGGCCAGTCGGTCGTGCGCGGCCCGGACGACGTCGCCCACTCGTGGGAGTACGCGCAGGCCGGCGGCCGCGCCGGTGCCGGTCGCGTCATCGTGGAGGGCTTCGTCGACTTCGACGAGGAGATCACCCTGCTCACGGTGAAGCACGCCAGCACCGACGGCGGACCCGACGTCATCTCCTTCTGCGCCCCGATCGGCCACACCCAGGTCGACGGTGACTACCGCGAGTCGTGGCAGCCGCAGGCGCTCTCCGACGTCGTACTGGAGAAGGCCCAGCGGGCCTCTGCCGCCGTCGTCGCGAACCTCTGCGGCGAGACCGGCCGGGGACTCTTCGGCGTCGAACTGTTCATCCGCGGCGAAGAGGTGATCTTCTCCGAACTGTCGCCGCGTCCCCACGACACCGGTCTCGTGACGCTCGTGTCGCAGGACCTGTCGGAGTTCGCGCTGCACGCCCGCGCCGTTCTCGGTCTCCCGATCCCGAACATCCGCACGCGAGGCGCCTCTGCGTCCTGCGCCGTCCTGTTCGAGGGTGAGATCGAGGCGCCGCAGATCGCCGGGGTCGACGCAGCACTCGCCGAGCCGGACACCAGCGTCCGGTTGTTCGGCAAGCCGGCCGTGTCCGGTCGGCGCCGGATGGCGGTGACCCTCGCCCTCGGCGACGACGTCGACAAGGCCCGGGCAAAGGCCCGGCGCGCTGCGGCACACCTCCGCGTCGCCAACTGA
- the argS gene encoding arginine--tRNA ligase, translating to MTPAQLSTAIVGALSSLVDEGAIALPDGIPAEVTVERPRQKGHGDYATNVAMQLAKKAGTNPRAFAELLAGRLTDAEGIGAVEVAGPGFLNITVEAGSQGKVAADVVAAGSSYGHTETLAGEKINVEFISANPTGPLHLGHTRWAVLGDAIGRVLSAAGAEVTREFYINDRGVQMNHFAASIIASALGEPKPEDGYAGAYVDDLAKQVEAASPGIFGLPADERLAAVRAKGYEIQLAEQQEQLDGFNTHFDVWFSELSLHEDGQESGGVPNTLERLKDLGHVYEEGGALWMRTTDFGDDKDRVLIKSDGELTYFASDTAYYLNKRARGFDHCIYLLGADHHGYVGRLRAMAACVGDDPDKTLNVLIGQLVKIVKDGEELKMSKRKGTFITLEELAEEIGVDALRYSLVRYPADTPLALDVAEITKASNDNPVYYVQYAHARTCRMQENAADLGMSLPEDFDPSLLSHDRDGELLRALAAFPGAVASAAELREPHRIARYLEDTASVFNKWYDTKECRMLPQGDEPVTPTNEARLVLVAATRTVLANGLDLLGVSAPERM from the coding sequence GTGACCCCTGCGCAACTCTCCACCGCCATTGTCGGCGCCCTGTCCTCGCTCGTGGACGAGGGCGCGATCGCCCTGCCTGACGGCATTCCGGCTGAGGTGACGGTGGAGCGACCGCGGCAGAAGGGCCACGGTGACTACGCCACCAATGTCGCCATGCAACTCGCGAAGAAGGCCGGCACGAACCCGCGGGCATTCGCCGAGCTCCTCGCCGGTCGGCTGACCGACGCCGAGGGCATCGGCGCGGTCGAGGTCGCAGGGCCCGGCTTCCTCAACATCACCGTCGAGGCCGGCTCCCAGGGCAAGGTCGCCGCGGACGTCGTGGCGGCCGGGTCGTCGTACGGCCACACGGAGACGCTTGCCGGCGAGAAGATCAACGTCGAGTTCATCTCGGCCAACCCGACCGGACCGCTGCACCTCGGCCACACCCGGTGGGCGGTGCTCGGCGACGCGATCGGCCGGGTGCTCAGCGCCGCCGGCGCCGAGGTGACCCGCGAGTTCTACATCAACGACCGCGGCGTGCAGATGAACCACTTCGCCGCGTCGATCATCGCCTCGGCCCTGGGCGAGCCCAAGCCGGAGGACGGCTACGCCGGCGCGTACGTCGACGACCTGGCCAAGCAGGTCGAGGCAGCCAGCCCCGGCATCTTCGGCTTGCCGGCCGACGAGCGGCTCGCCGCCGTACGGGCCAAGGGGTACGAGATCCAGTTGGCCGAGCAGCAGGAGCAGCTCGACGGCTTCAACACCCACTTCGACGTGTGGTTCTCCGAGCTCTCCCTGCATGAAGACGGTCAGGAGAGCGGCGGGGTGCCGAACACTCTCGAGCGGCTCAAGGACCTCGGCCACGTCTACGAAGAGGGAGGTGCGCTCTGGATGCGCACGACCGACTTCGGCGACGACAAGGACCGGGTGCTCATCAAGTCGGACGGCGAGTTGACCTACTTCGCCTCCGACACCGCCTACTACCTCAACAAGCGGGCGCGCGGTTTCGACCACTGCATCTACTTGCTCGGTGCCGACCACCACGGCTACGTCGGCCGGCTCCGGGCGATGGCTGCCTGCGTCGGTGACGACCCCGACAAGACGCTCAACGTCCTCATCGGTCAGCTCGTGAAGATCGTCAAGGACGGCGAAGAGCTGAAGATGTCGAAGCGGAAGGGCACCTTCATCACGCTCGAAGAGTTGGCGGAGGAGATCGGCGTCGACGCACTGCGTTATTCGCTGGTGCGTTATCCGGCGGACACCCCGCTGGCTCTCGACGTGGCCGAGATCACCAAGGCCTCCAACGACAACCCGGTCTACTACGTCCAGTACGCGCACGCCCGGACTTGTCGGATGCAGGAGAACGCTGCGGATCTCGGCATGTCGTTGCCTGAGGACTTCGACCCGTCCCTGCTCAGCCACGACCGGGACGGGGAGTTGCTTCGCGCCCTCGCCGCCTTCCCGGGCGCGGTGGCCAGTGCGGCCGAGCTCCGCGAGCCGCACCGGATCGCCCGCTACCTCGAGGACACGGCTTCGGTGTTCAACAAGTGGTACGACACCAAGGAGTGCCGGATGCTCCCTCAGGGTGACGAGCCGGTCACCCCGACGAACGAAGCACGTCTCGTGCTCGTCGCGGCGACCCGGACCGTGCTCGCGAACGGACTCGACCTGCTCGGCGTCAGCGCGCCGGAGCGGATGTGA